A region of Methanomicrobium sp. W14 DNA encodes the following proteins:
- the uppS gene encoding polyprenyl diphosphate synthase, which yields MNTKIREYLDIIYEKHLLRNISHVPNHIAIIQDGNRRFAKEYGLEVSTGHRLGAQTTEKVLEWAQEIGVHHMTLYCFSTENFSRSKSELHELFELFTEKAVKAGSDERVHKNKIRIQMVGDRNLVPADLLEKIERVEELTKDYEHFTINLAIAYGGRNEILCATRSILRDIREKRINTEDINYDTIEKSLYHTVNIPKVDLIIRTGNEKRTSNFLPWLANGNESAVYFCAPYWPLFRKIDLLRGVRLYDQRYREGHFP from the coding sequence GTGAACACAAAAATAAGAGAATATCTGGACATAATCTACGAGAAGCATCTTCTCAGAAATATATCCCATGTCCCTAACCATATCGCGATAATCCAGGACGGAAACAGGAGATTCGCAAAAGAATACGGACTTGAAGTATCAACAGGCCACAGGCTGGGGGCACAGACTACTGAAAAGGTTCTGGAATGGGCGCAGGAAATCGGAGTCCACCATATGACTCTCTACTGTTTTTCGACAGAGAACTTCAGCAGGTCCAAATCCGAACTGCACGAACTTTTTGAGCTGTTTACCGAAAAGGCGGTCAAGGCCGGGTCTGACGAAAGAGTTCATAAAAACAAAATAAGAATACAGATGGTCGGCGACAGAAACCTTGTGCCCGCAGACCTTCTTGAAAAGATAGAGAGAGTCGAAGAGCTTACAAAAGACTACGAACATTTCACGATAAACCTTGCAATTGCATACGGCGGCAGAAACGAGATCCTGTGCGCAACACGTTCGATATTAAGAGATATACGTGAAAAGAGAATAAACACGGAAGACATCAATTACGACACAATTGAAAAGAGTCTTTATCATACGGTGAATATCCCGAAAGTTGACCTTATCATAAGAACAGGAAACGAAAAGAGGACATCCAACTTTCTGCCGTGGCTTGCCAACGGAAATGAATCGGCAGTATATTTCTGCGCACCTTACTGGCCCCTTTTCCGTAAAATAGACCTATTACGCGGAGTGAGACTGTATGACCAGAGATACCGTGAAGGTCATTTTCCGTAA
- a CDS encoding PKD domain-containing protein, which produces MTGDGMVDEDRYNICVCEAVSDIVGAILMISLVVIGIAIVGVFVTGQNTPTEIPSLSVIPDTTGNDLLLYHSGGDSLKSGEFYVRVDGTDYYPDQMELIDQGDDIYSGSDNWNSWDVGQTLVIPDESDYKQVQIISTTGSGSVIASIGDFTDTSAPTGTTSPTSPTGTTSPTSPTGTTSPTPGPLPVADFTANVTSGIAPLIVNFTDLSYGNGANITSWSWNFGDGSASADQNPVHVYNYGGSYNVTLTVSTIYGSDSEIKARYINVSGLPQPAAWWKFDESSGNTAVDSSGNNNNGVINGPVLRGVGACENALYFDGTTNYVSVPDSSTLDAPSEITLTAWIYPEHPVNKSGIQDQYRNYVSLVDKGEDDSDNYEFFVQKTDNISRLTFESGNTYNFNSLSYGYNRWQHLACVIDSGSSTGTVYIDGEEAGTFTVGSSLTTNDQPVYIGMQRINSHPDWATFNFKGWLDDVRLYTTALTGDQVRDIYDTCTPPATPVANFTANQTVGETPFAVNFTDLSTGDPISWMWNFGDNTISTEQNPVHTYTDAGNYTVSLTATNNGGSDTEVKTDYINVSLSFADYIVTENVFVYGYQLEFNGGTITGSGSTIVVRGGGVTTEDLNGGASLSASYIYIDGPVDLDGGSADLGSQVYPGIISVNGDVTLWAGDRDVYGDLYVNGDFAIKDANIHGDVYVNGDLTLGWTPSFDSDSYIYYTGTITYPDNYPVDVINRCIHVDSVEVIDMPDYEIPQAKSSDWYNSRGYVSGGTLSSGIKIFADSYSSTDWIKGGKAENVIVVASTGDITISHGGITVTGVLFAPNGKVIFNGASFEGVVIAKDGFYVSSGGTSVVFKNMDEYITDSSDYPF; this is translated from the coding sequence TTGACTGGAGACGGCATGGTGGACGAAGACAGATATAATATATGCGTTTGTGAAGCGGTTTCGGATATCGTCGGAGCTATTCTTATGATATCACTGGTTGTAATAGGTATTGCCATTGTAGGAGTTTTTGTAACAGGCCAGAATACTCCGACTGAAATTCCGAGTCTGTCGGTTATTCCTGATACCACAGGTAATGACCTGCTTTTGTATCATTCCGGAGGAGACTCTCTAAAAAGCGGAGAATTTTATGTCCGTGTCGATGGCACTGATTATTACCCTGATCAAATGGAGCTTATAGATCAGGGCGATGACATATATTCCGGTTCAGATAACTGGAATTCATGGGATGTCGGGCAGACGCTTGTCATACCGGATGAAAGCGATTATAAGCAGGTTCAGATAATCTCCACAACCGGATCCGGCAGTGTTATTGCAAGTATAGGTGATTTCACAGATACGTCTGCACCTACGGGTACCACCTCTCCTACAAGTCCAACAGGCACTACTTCTCCTACAAGTCCTACAGGTACTACTTCTCCTACTCCGGGACCACTGCCTGTAGCGGACTTCACAGCCAATGTCACTTCAGGAATCGCGCCTCTTATAGTGAACTTCACCGACCTTTCCTATGGAAACGGGGCCAATATAACGTCATGGTCATGGAACTTCGGTGACGGTTCTGCCTCGGCGGACCAGAACCCGGTCCATGTGTACAATTACGGAGGCAGCTATAACGTCACTCTTACAGTTTCAACCATTTACGGCAGCGATTCGGAGATCAAAGCCCGTTACATCAACGTGAGCGGACTTCCGCAGCCTGCCGCGTGGTGGAAGTTCGATGAGTCTTCAGGAAATACCGCTGTTGACTCGTCCGGAAATAATAATAACGGGGTCATAAACGGCCCTGTATTGCGTGGTGTTGGAGCATGCGAAAATGCGCTTTATTTCGACGGTACAACAAATTACGTCTCCGTTCCTGACAGCAGCACGCTTGACGCCCCGTCTGAGATTACTTTAACTGCATGGATTTATCCCGAGCACCCGGTAAACAAGTCCGGAATTCAGGACCAGTACAGAAACTACGTTTCCCTCGTTGACAAAGGCGAAGACGACAGTGACAACTACGAATTTTTCGTCCAGAAAACTGACAATATAAGCCGCCTGACATTTGAATCGGGTAACACGTATAATTTCAACAGTCTGTCGTATGGATACAACAGGTGGCAGCACCTTGCATGCGTTATAGATTCGGGCTCTTCAACAGGAACAGTATATATTGATGGTGAAGAGGCCGGAACATTTACGGTCGGGTCATCTCTCACCACAAATGACCAGCCGGTCTATATCGGCATGCAGAGGATAAACTCTCATCCCGACTGGGCGACATTCAACTTCAAAGGATGGCTTGATGACGTTAGACTTTACACGACTGCCCTTACAGGTGACCAGGTAAGAGACATCTATGACACCTGCACACCGCCGGCAACTCCTGTTGCAAACTTTACTGCGAATCAGACTGTCGGAGAAACACCGTTTGCAGTTAATTTCACGGATCTTTCAACGGGAGACCCGATATCATGGATGTGGAATTTTGGTGACAATACCATTTCAACAGAGCAGAATCCGGTTCACACATATACTGATGCCGGAAATTATACGGTTTCACTGACTGCAACAAACAATGGAGGTTCTGATACTGAGGTAAAGACAGATTATATAAATGTCAGTCTTTCTTTTGCAGATTACATTGTAACTGAAAATGTGTTTGTTTATGGGTACCAGCTGGAATTTAACGGAGGAACTATAACCGGTTCCGGTTCAACCATTGTAGTTAGGGGTGGCGGAGTAACAACCGAGGATTTAAACGGCGGAGCCTCACTTTCGGCGTCTTATATTTACATTGATGGCCCTGTGGATCTTGACGGTGGAAGTGCTGATTTGGGATCTCAGGTGTATCCAGGAATTATATCAGTTAATGGTGATGTAACACTTTGGGCTGGTGATCGTGATGTTTATGGGGATCTTTATGTAAATGGCGACTTTGCAATAAAAGATGCCAATATACACGGTGATGTTTATGTTAATGGAGACCTGACACTTGGATGGACACCTAGCTTTGATTCTGATTCATACATTTATTATACAGGAACCATAACTTACCCGGATAATTATCCTGTGGATGTTATTAACAGATGTATACATGTAGATTCTGTCGAAGTCATTGATATGCCTGATTATGAAATTCCCCAGGCAAAGTCGTCTGACTGGTATAATTCCCGAGGATACGTGTCCGGTGGTACTCTTTCGAGCGGAATTAAGATATTTGCTGACAGTTATTCCTCTACAGACTGGATTAAAGGTGGCAAGGCGGAAAATGTTATTGTTGTCGCATCAACAGGTGATATAACGATAAGTCATGGAGGTATTACAGTGACAGGAGTACTATTTGCACCCAACGGAAAGGTAATCTTTAACGGAGCTTCCTTTGAAGGTGTAGTCATTGCAAAGGACGGATTTTATGTCTCAAGCGGTGGAACCTCAGTTGTCTTTAAAAATATGGATGAATACATAACCGACTCATCAGATTATCCGTTCTAA
- a CDS encoding DUF357 domain-containing protein — MKPEDFGSLLESELKKSKIFPEKGTPFSRISEEILEMACAYRSDGFSFLKSGDPVNAHASFTYGFGWLDFGIISGLIKGEIPEKRLFCFEEKMPANIQEHLHEKTGRYNQMLKEALESVRPAPDTGCTMFPFSKDIISSAQKHLKSGEFYLSKQFFVNALAEFSYGYGILDAAVRCGLLVITGKRSLFTI, encoded by the coding sequence ATGAAACCTGAAGATTTCGGGAGTCTTCTGGAGTCCGAGCTTAAAAAATCCAAAATCTTCCCGGAGAAAGGCACTCCGTTCTCCAGAATTTCGGAGGAAATTCTTGAAATGGCCTGTGCATACAGAAGCGACGGCTTTTCGTTTTTAAAATCAGGAGACCCCGTAAACGCCCATGCCTCATTTACATACGGGTTCGGGTGGCTTGATTTCGGGATCATTTCAGGACTGATAAAAGGAGAAATCCCCGAAAAAAGACTTTTTTGTTTCGAAGAGAAGATGCCTGCAAACATTCAGGAACACCTGCACGAAAAAACCGGCAGGTACAACCAAATGCTTAAAGAGGCATTGGAATCGGTCCGCCCTGCCCCGGATACAGGGTGCACAATGTTTCCTTTCTCAAAAGATATAATTTCGTCCGCACAAAAACACCTTAAAAGCGGAGAATTTTATCTGTCCAAACAGTTTTTTGTAAATGCTCTTGCCGAATTCAGTTACGGTTACGGAATACTTGATGCAGCGGTCAGATGCGGACTTCTCGTAATTACAGGCAAAAGAAGTCTGTTTACAATATGA
- a CDS encoding undecaprenyl diphosphate synthase family protein — translation MLRKELKNFPDSVCFMITDEDITNAPMKPEEVCGWCISLGIKRIIFHIDTDSAESVFSYLDEIRKISGIAHLNLCCDGKTEVSGKGAEVSVAIGMSGRDEIVNAIKQMAKDGVNPESVDEKKIESYLNFKFEPDLVIKAGGSHLTDFLIWQSVYSELFFLDVNWKGFRKIDLLRALRDYQLRKRRYGK, via the coding sequence ATGCTGAGAAAGGAACTGAAAAACTTTCCTGACTCCGTGTGCTTCATGATAACTGATGAGGACATTACCAATGCCCCAATGAAACCAGAAGAGGTCTGCGGGTGGTGCATCAGTTTAGGAATTAAAAGAATTATTTTTCATATAGATACAGATTCTGCAGAATCCGTTTTTTCATATCTTGACGAAATCCGGAAAATATCCGGGATTGCTCATCTTAACCTTTGCTGCGACGGAAAAACAGAGGTGTCAGGTAAAGGTGCCGAAGTATCAGTGGCTATAGGGATGAGCGGAAGGGATGAAATTGTAAATGCCATAAAGCAGATGGCAAAAGACGGCGTTAACCCTGAATCTGTTGACGAAAAAAAGATAGAATCATATTTGAACTTTAAATTTGAGCCTGACCTTGTTATAAAAGCCGGGGGAAGCCACCTGACCGATTTTCTTATATGGCAGTCGGTTTATTCTGAACTGTTTTTCCTTGACGTCAACTGGAAGGGATTCAGGAAAATTGATCTTTTAAGGGCCCTTCGTGATTACCAGCTGAGAAAACGTCGTTACGGAAAATGA
- a CDS encoding radical SAM protein, producing MLSEGCRLCHKGAKMVLFITGKCNKSCWYCPISYERKGKDNTYANDRPVKTPQDILDEARMMSALGTGVTGGEALLETERVVYCCRMLKKEFGKEHHIHLYTGTAPDEETLSKLTGLVDELRMHPPQELWKDIISTDYIKSAIKAKEMGFEVTFEVPSLPGLENLIPALPYLDHLNINELEWSETNAEAMRNMGYSLEDNYHNAVSGAKQWADKLISADSKVHWCSSAFKDSVQLRERLKRIAKNTARPFEEITEDGTVVYGFLTPESELPKDLDDSMYERFEDHIELSWWLLTDYPNDFPGEKKIIERYPNNGMIVEVTPVQ from the coding sequence GTGCTCAGTGAAGGATGCAGACTGTGCCATAAAGGAGCAAAAATGGTCCTGTTTATAACAGGCAAATGCAACAAATCCTGCTGGTACTGCCCGATATCCTATGAAAGAAAAGGAAAAGACAATACATATGCCAACGACAGACCGGTAAAAACCCCGCAGGACATTCTGGACGAAGCCAGAATGATGAGTGCTCTCGGGACAGGCGTCACAGGCGGAGAAGCGCTTCTTGAGACAGAAAGAGTAGTTTACTGCTGTCGCATGCTGAAAAAAGAGTTCGGAAAGGAACACCACATACACCTGTATACAGGAACTGCTCCGGATGAAGAAACGCTTTCAAAACTTACCGGTCTTGTGGATGAACTGCGAATGCACCCGCCGCAGGAACTGTGGAAAGATATTATATCAACAGACTACATAAAATCTGCAATAAAAGCAAAAGAGATGGGTTTTGAAGTTACATTCGAAGTCCCTTCCCTGCCAGGACTTGAAAACCTTATCCCTGCGCTCCCGTACCTCGACCACCTCAACATAAACGAACTTGAGTGGAGCGAGACAAACGCAGAAGCTATGAGAAATATGGGCTATAGCCTGGAGGACAACTACCACAACGCAGTCTCAGGCGCAAAACAGTGGGCCGATAAACTGATCTCTGCCGACAGCAAGGTTCACTGGTGCTCATCAGCTTTTAAGGACTCAGTGCAGCTTAGAGAGAGGCTCAAGCGTATTGCCAAAAATACTGCAAGGCCTTTCGAAGAGATTACAGAAGACGGAACTGTAGTATACGGATTTCTGACTCCCGAAAGTGAACTGCCAAAAGACCTTGATGATTCAATGTATGAAAGGTTTGAAGATCACATCGAGCTTTCATGGTGGCTTTTAACAGACTATCCGAATGATTTTCCCGGAGAGAAAAAAATCATTGAAAGATACCCCAACAACGGCATGATAGTAGAGGTGACACCGGTACAGTGA
- a CDS encoding flippase-like domain-containing protein: MDRNQWRWLALSVAFSVIVLVLVLYFTIDENTIQYLSKLQPIYLLAAIVLHMLSLCAWALRLKFMSRSLGYKVPFLHCLNAVFANLLVAAVTPSQAGGEPVRIHELYRADVPLGDATAVVIMERVLDGILLGIIGGVAMLLLWIGSEDLGLSIALPLFFMWFLITGFVILFAYSVKNPEFLKRLIKKFSAFFTKRWHAEKIEKLTRDIDSEVDNFNHALKNYVSHSKTGLVWGSLFTIIYWFNEFFIASLILMGLGEGPHIVESFVAQIIIAIIMMVPLTPGSSGIAELSATSLYSLFIPSSIVGIFVVLWRLLLYYFNIFVGIFGTVIIVKREVLRKALKKKIQLKKNS; encoded by the coding sequence ATGGATCGAAATCAGTGGAGATGGCTGGCATTATCCGTTGCGTTCAGCGTGATAGTTCTGGTTCTTGTTTTATATTTCACAATTGATGAAAATACAATACAATATTTAAGCAAACTCCAGCCCATATACCTCCTGGCCGCAATTGTCCTCCATATGCTTTCATTATGTGCATGGGCCCTGCGACTAAAATTCATGTCAAGGTCACTTGGCTACAAAGTCCCTTTCCTTCACTGCCTAAATGCTGTCTTTGCAAACCTTCTGGTTGCAGCGGTAACACCGTCGCAGGCAGGAGGAGAACCCGTAAGGATTCACGAGCTTTACAGGGCTGACGTTCCTCTGGGTGACGCAACTGCTGTCGTCATAATGGAAAGGGTTCTTGATGGAATTCTGCTTGGAATTATAGGCGGCGTTGCAATGCTTTTGCTGTGGATAGGATCAGAAGACCTTGGGCTTTCAATCGCGCTTCCGTTGTTCTTCATGTGGTTTTTAATTACCGGCTTTGTAATTCTTTTTGCCTACTCCGTCAAAAATCCTGAATTTTTAAAAAGGCTTATCAAAAAATTTTCGGCATTTTTTACAAAACGCTGGCATGCTGAAAAAATTGAAAAACTCACCAGGGATATAGACTCAGAGGTAGACAATTTCAACCACGCCCTTAAAAATTATGTAAGCCATTCCAAAACCGGTCTTGTATGGGGGTCTCTTTTTACCATTATATACTGGTTCAACGAATTTTTTATAGCGTCACTGATACTCATGGGTCTCGGAGAAGGCCCGCACATTGTCGAATCATTCGTTGCACAGATAATCATAGCAATCATCATGATGGTCCCGCTTACACCCGGAAGTTCTGGTATTGCCGAACTTTCGGCAACTTCACTCTACAGTCTTTTCATACCGTCCTCAATAGTAGGTATATTTGTAGTTTTATGGCGTCTGCTTCTCTATTACTTCAATATATTTGTTGGGATTTTCGGAACCGTTATAATCGTCAAAAGAGAAGTGCTTAGAAAAGCTCTGAAAAAGAAAATACAGCTGAAAAAAAATTCATGA
- the lysS gene encoding lysine--tRNA ligase, protein MQNSNGKSNEKIYWADVCASEVNQDTPHLIATGITPSGPIHLGNMREVVTGDLVYKAIKDRGLEVKLIYNADDFDPLRKVYPFLPESYSQYIGLPICDIPCPCGKHKNYAEHFLEPFLKALEELDVKPTVLRSSELYRSGRFTEEISTVLEHSAEIKEILERVSRRKLPENWVPFYPICKKCKKISNAEILEHDPEKHQVKYRCSCGYEGVCDYSKGEGKLVWRVDWPMRWANLGVTIEPFGKDHAASGGSYETGKEIVKKIFNANAPYPVPYEWISLKGKGAMASSTGVAITIDSMLEIVPPDVLRYLIARSKPEKAITFDPGMGLLTLIDEYARVAEKADSREYELSKISSNLATDIPFRHLVTVVQIAKDDKSVMEVLKRSGYDIKDEGAVLKRASRARIWVEKYAPDMVKFTVKKELPQDVFSFNDAEKYALGILVSKMEGLSDWTAENLHNSVYNTAEEAGINPKSVFTCIYRSILGQERGPRAGWFLEALGKDFVTRRLTEAVSAGAQ, encoded by the coding sequence ATGCAGAACAGCAACGGAAAATCAAATGAAAAAATATACTGGGCAGATGTCTGTGCATCAGAAGTAAATCAGGACACACCCCACCTTATAGCCACAGGAATAACACCTTCGGGGCCGATTCATCTCGGCAACATGAGGGAAGTCGTCACAGGCGACCTCGTATACAAGGCAATAAAAGACAGGGGACTTGAAGTAAAGCTGATATATAACGCCGACGACTTCGACCCGTTAAGAAAAGTATACCCCTTCCTTCCGGAAAGCTACTCGCAGTACATAGGCCTTCCTATATGCGACATCCCGTGTCCGTGCGGAAAGCACAAAAACTACGCGGAGCATTTCCTTGAACCCTTCCTGAAAGCACTTGAAGAGCTTGACGTAAAGCCGACAGTTCTCAGATCAAGCGAACTTTACAGGTCAGGAAGGTTTACAGAGGAAATCAGCACCGTCCTTGAGCATTCGGCGGAGATTAAAGAGATTCTCGAACGCGTATCAAGAAGAAAACTCCCGGAAAACTGGGTCCCGTTTTACCCTATATGCAAAAAGTGCAAAAAAATAAGCAACGCAGAGATACTTGAGCACGACCCTGAAAAACACCAGGTAAAATACAGGTGCAGCTGCGGTTACGAAGGAGTCTGCGACTATTCAAAAGGCGAAGGAAAACTTGTCTGGCGTGTTGACTGGCCTATGCGCTGGGCAAACCTCGGCGTTACGATAGAGCCTTTCGGGAAGGACCATGCAGCATCAGGCGGGTCGTATGAGACCGGGAAAGAGATTGTCAAAAAAATATTCAACGCGAATGCACCATATCCTGTCCCGTATGAATGGATAAGCCTGAAGGGAAAAGGCGCAATGGCATCGTCAACAGGCGTTGCAATTACAATAGATTCAATGCTTGAAATTGTCCCTCCCGACGTTTTGAGATATCTAATAGCAAGAAGCAAACCGGAAAAAGCCATAACTTTCGACCCCGGAATGGGTCTTCTGACACTTATCGACGAATATGCAAGAGTTGCAGAAAAGGCCGACAGCCGTGAGTACGAGCTTTCAAAGATTTCTTCAAACCTCGCAACCGATATCCCGTTCAGGCACCTTGTCACGGTCGTGCAGATAGCAAAGGATGACAAATCCGTTATGGAAGTCCTGAAAAGAAGTGGATATGACATAAAAGACGAGGGAGCCGTCCTGAAGAGGGCAAGCCGTGCGAGAATCTGGGTAGAGAAATACGCCCCGGATATGGTGAAATTCACGGTCAAAAAAGAGCTCCCGCAGGATGTCTTCTCATTTAATGACGCCGAAAAGTACGCTCTTGGAATCCTTGTATCAAAAATGGAGGGACTTTCTGACTGGACTGCTGAAAATCTGCACAATTCAGTATACAATACCGCAGAAGAGGCTGGAATAAATCCAAAATCAGTCTTCACCTGCATATACAGGTCAATTCTCGGCCAGGAAAGGGGCCCGCGTGCAGGATGGTTCCTTGAAGCACTTGGAAAAGACTTTGTGACCAGAAGACTGACTGAAGCGGTGAGTGCCGGTGCTCAGTGA
- the dph5 gene encoding diphthine synthase, which yields MLTFVGLGLYDEKDISIKGLEAVKSADSVFLEGYTSRLMGADVQKMEKYYDRKITLLGRDDVEKSPEKILKAAVNGNAVFLTGGDPMVSTTHSDLRIRAKEKDIETGIIHGASIQSAVCGLSGLQNYRFGKSCSIPYPEGKWFPTTPLDTIMQNIRLDLHTLVFLDIKPDRHMTVKEGVTLIEEMAEKKKTEPPEIYIGMARAGSKSPFVSAGDAEKLKSVDFGGPLHVMAIPASLHMMEKEYLQNFADL from the coding sequence ATGCTTACATTCGTTGGTCTTGGTCTCTACGATGAGAAAGATATATCAATAAAAGGTCTTGAAGCAGTTAAAAGCGCAGATTCGGTATTCCTTGAAGGCTATACGTCCCGCCTTATGGGGGCGGACGTACAAAAAATGGAAAAATATTACGACAGGAAAATTACGCTTCTCGGGCGCGACGACGTGGAGAAGTCCCCTGAGAAAATACTGAAGGCAGCAGTTAACGGAAACGCCGTTTTTCTTACCGGGGGCGATCCTATGGTTTCAACAACACATTCCGACCTTCGCATCCGGGCAAAAGAAAAGGACATTGAGACCGGAATCATCCACGGTGCATCAATCCAGAGTGCCGTATGCGGGCTGTCAGGCCTCCAGAATTACAGGTTCGGGAAATCCTGTTCAATACCATACCCGGAAGGGAAATGGTTTCCTACAACCCCTCTTGATACAATTATGCAGAACATCAGACTGGACCTGCACACCCTTGTTTTTCTTGACATAAAGCCCGACAGACATATGACAGTAAAAGAGGGAGTCACTCTTATTGAAGAGATGGCAGAAAAAAAGAAGACAGAACCTCCTGAAATATACATAGGAATGGCACGCGCCGGCTCAAAATCACCTTTCGTATCCGCAGGTGATGCTGAAAAACTGAAATCAGTCGATTTCGGCGGGCCTTTGCACGTTATGGCAATCCCTGCATCTCTTCATATGATGGAAAAAGAATATCTCCAGAATTTTGCGGACCTATGA
- a CDS encoding PKD domain-containing protein, which translates to MESEKHGTDRAGQGVAPGYDDGVAEIIGALLLIAIISVTVGIVAIVAFSNVSSVVETPALRVGLYDDSGNISLLHQGGDPMYRQTTRITVDGVDRTDDFENEGEGGVWNTFSTGDLLTSFVPYAEDAKVQIIYTASENPTVIEELSGQPEVSSAPVANFSFSPTSGYAPLEVSFEDQSSGDTTSYYWDFGDGNTSTVSNPSHTYASSGTYEVTLTVCNGDACTSITKSITVFGFSDFVVNESVFVYGDYVYLHGGNDVTGTGSTVIITGDLENNGGVHLYVTNVYVDGSVDLGGSAVLGSETDSNIIYITGDMSLKGDPNVYGDTYVEGNVDLGDSSYIHGDLYTNGNLNFGTGDLFGETHVNGDFTMTNTGTIHGNMYINGDLSLEKIPAIDDGVFIYYTGSDHKENYPQDIIDKCIHVDSVPEFSMPEFIGMPIPSAKSSDWYGSRGYVLGSDVSVLKNGTKIYSESGYSKTWRWNDEGAENIVIIAKTGDITLDRFWNIPVTGVLFAPNGKVTYTGSSFEGVVIAKDGFYVTNGGTGIVFKNLDEYIADPADYPF; encoded by the coding sequence ATGGAGTCGGAGAAGCATGGGACAGACAGGGCAGGGCAGGGGGTTGCGCCCGGATATGATGATGGTGTAGCTGAAATTATCGGTGCACTTCTTCTTATTGCAATTATTTCCGTTACTGTCGGAATAGTTGCAATAGTTGCCTTTTCAAATGTTTCTTCTGTAGTTGAAACTCCTGCCCTGAGAGTAGGGCTTTATGATGACAGCGGAAATATCAGTCTTCTTCACCAGGGAGGAGACCCCATGTACAGGCAGACCACGCGGATAACGGTCGACGGCGTTGACAGGACAGATGATTTTGAAAACGAGGGTGAAGGAGGTGTCTGGAATACGTTTTCGACGGGAGACCTTCTTACAAGTTTTGTTCCTTACGCTGAAGATGCGAAAGTCCAGATAATATATACCGCTTCTGAAAACCCGACGGTCATTGAGGAACTGTCAGGTCAGCCTGAGGTTTCTTCTGCACCTGTTGCAAACTTCTCGTTTTCTCCCACTTCGGGATACGCACCTCTTGAGGTATCCTTCGAAGATCAGTCTTCAGGAGATACAACATCATATTACTGGGACTTCGGTGACGGTAATACCTCAACCGTTTCCAATCCTTCCCACACATACGCCAGTTCAGGCACATACGAAGTAACACTAACTGTGTGCAACGGGGATGCATGCACCTCAATAACAAAGAGCATAACAGTCTTTGGATTTTCAGACTTTGTCGTGAATGAAAGTGTGTTTGTGTACGGTGATTACGTATACCTTCATGGTGGTAATGATGTTACAGGCACAGGTTCTACTGTTATAATAACGGGTGACCTGGAAAATAACGGTGGAGTTCACTTATATGTTACTAATGTATACGTTGACGGGTCAGTTGATCTTGGAGGGAGTGCAGTTCTTGGCTCTGAAACTGACTCAAATATAATTTATATAACCGGAGATATGAGCCTTAAAGGAGACCCAAATGTTTACGGTGATACATACGTAGAAGGGAATGTTGATCTTGGAGATTCATCGTATATTCATGGTGACCTGTATACAAATGGGAATCTCAATTTTGGTACAGGTGATCTTTTTGGTGAAACTCATGTAAACGGAGATTTCACTATGACTAATACTGGTACAATACATGGGAATATGTACATTAACGGTGATCTATCTCTGGAAAAAATTCCTGCTATTGATGACGGGGTGTTTATCTATTATACTGGATCAGATCACAAAGAAAATTATCCTCAGGATATAATTGACAAATGCATTCATGTTGATTCTGTCCCGGAATTTTCAATGCCGGAATTTATTGGTATGCCTATACCTTCTGCAAAATCATCTGACTGGTATGGTTCACGAGGGTACGTTTTGGGTAGCGATGTAAGCGTTCTGAAAAACGGAACGAAGATATATTCTGAGAGCGGATATTCGAAAACCTGGCGGTGGAATGATGAAGGTGCTGAAAATATTGTTATCATTGCAAAGACTGGTGATATCACATTGGATCGTTTCTGGAATATTCCTGTAACAGGTGTTCTCTTTGCCCCCAATGGAAAAGTAACATATACAGGTTCGTCTTTTGAGGGAGTTGTCATTGCAAAGGATGGATTTTATGTCACAAACGGAGGGACAGGTATAGTATTCAAGAATTTGGATGAATACATAGCAGACCCTGCTGATTATCCGTTTTAG